A window of Silurus meridionalis isolate SWU-2019-XX chromosome 28, ASM1480568v1, whole genome shotgun sequence contains these coding sequences:
- the LOC124381225 gene encoding keratin, type I cytoskeletal 9-like, producing MCPTLVEPEQALLRKRAINVVPSPLVRELDSDSGASGHGLDEGALEHNTSNSINKLTTWMPKGSEMDVVFLVVLLVVGTVAHPENGWQQGPGPVGGGSGPMGGGSGPMRGGSGPMGGGSGPMGGGSGPMGGGSGPMRGGSGPMGGGSGPMGGGAGPMGGGSGPMGGGAGPMRGGSGPMGRGSGPMGRHPGPRGGAFGPMERGPGPMGGGNPGFTGGVGTMGGEAGPMQSPSAMKQRPGTKGGHRTPKNDSSESLGKHHKAKNETTKRFGGRGDRPPVVPGQMRASDGDQSWSPSGDGPRNDFGIGMPVEFAELRGGSHRGSHGGSHRGPPHHGEKPFSPNFQFIPLFKTDNITLQDLNFTLPLREGENMFVLSRTNRNDFRALMPHVKMVFTPLLQ from the exons atgtgtcccaccctggtggaaCCCGAGCAGGCTCTCCTGAGGAAGCGGGCCATCAATGTGGTTCCCTCCCCCttggtcagaga GCTTGACTCAGACTCTGGTGCCTCAGGTCATGGTCTTGATGAAGGTGCTCTTGAACACAACACTTCCAATTCCATCAACAAACTGACAACTTGGATGCCAAAAGGCT CAGAAATGGACGTGGTGTTTCTGGTGGTGTTGCTGGTTGTTGGAACTGTTGCTCAT CCAGAAAATGGCTGGCAGCAAGGTCCTGGTCCTGTAGGAGGAGGATCTGGGCCAATGGGAGGAGGATCTGGGCCAATGAGAGGAGGATCTGGGCCAATGGGAGGAGGATCTGGGCCAATGGGAGGAGGATCTGGGCCAATGGGAGGTGGATCTGGGCCAATGAGAGGAGGATCTGGGCCAATGGGAGGAGGATCTGGGCCAATGGGAGGAGGAGCTGGGCCAATGGGAGGAGGATCTGGGCCAATGGGAGGAGGAGCTGGGCCAATGAGAGGAGGATCTGGGCCAATGGGCAGAGGATCAGGGCCAATGGGAAGGCATCCTGGCCCAAGAGGAGGCGCTTTCGGGCCAATGGAAAGAGGTCCTGGGCCTATGGGAGGAGGAAATCCTGGATTTACAGGAGGAGTTGGAACAATGGGAGGAGAAGCTGGACCAATGCAAAGTCCTTCTGCAATGAAACAACGCCCTGGGACTAAAGGAGGACATCGTACGCCAAAGAATGACAGTTCTGAGTCATTGGGGAAACATCACAAGGCAAAGAATGAAACTACTAAACGATTTGGTGGAAGAGGCGATCGGCCTCCAGTTGTG CCTGGACAGATGAGAGCATCAGATGGTGACCAATCCTGGAGTCCATCTGGAGACGGGCCAAGAAAT GATTTTGGAATTGGGATGCCTGTAGAATTCGCAGAACTAAGAGGAGGATCACACAGAGGATCACATGGAGGATCACATAGAGGACCACCACATCATGGAGAAAAACCATTCAGT CCCAACTTTCAGTTCATCCCTCTGTTCAAG ACGGACAATATCACACTGCAG gaTTTGAATTTCACTCTGCCACTGAGAGAG GGGGAAAACATGTTTGTCTTATCAaga ACAAACAGGAACGACTTTCGGGCCTTAATG CCGCACGTGAAGATGGTCTTCACCCCACTGCTGCAGTAA
- the LOC124381623 gene encoding keratin, type I cytoskeletal 9-like isoform X1, with the protein MDVVFLVVLLVVGTVAHPENGGQQGPGPVGGGSGPMGGGSGPMRGGSGPMGGGSGPMGGGSGPMRGRSGPMRGGSGPMGGGSGPMGGGSGPMGGGSGPMGGGSGPMRGGSGPMGGGSGPMGRHPGPRGGAFGPMERGPGPMGGGNPGFTGGVGTMGGEAGPMQSPSAMKQRPGTKGGHRTPKNDSSESLGKHHKAKNETTKRFGGRGDRPPVVPGQMRASDGDQSWSPSGDGPRNDFGIGMPVEFAELRGGSHRGSHGGSHRGPPHHGEKPFSPNFQFIPLFKTDNITLQDLNFTLPLREGENMFVLSRSQIQGLLQTNRNDFRALMPYVKMIFTPTAAKKLSLEFGVMQKTWAENPAG; encoded by the exons ATGGACGTGGTGTTTCTGGTGGTGTTGCTGGTTGTTGGAACTGTTGCTCAC CCAGAAAATGGTGGGCAGCAAGGTCCTGGACCTGTAGGAGGAGGATCTGGGCCAATGGGAGGAGGATCTGGGCCAATGAGAGGAGGATCTGGGCCAATGGGAGGAGGATCTGGGCCAATGGGAGGAGGATCTGGGCCAATGAGAGGTCGATCTGGGCCAATGAGAGGAGGATCTGGGCCAATGGGAGGAGGATCTGGGCCAATGGGAGGAGGATCTGGGCCAATGGGTGGAGGATCAGGGCCAATGGGAGGAGGATCAGGGCCAATGAGAGGAGGATCTGGGCCAATGGGCGGAGGATCAGGGCCAATGGGAAGGCATCCTGGCCCAAGAGGAGGCGCTTTCGGGCCAATGGAAAGAGGTCCTGGGCCTATGGGAGGAGGAAATCCTGGATTTACAGGAGGAGTTGGAACAATGGGAGGAGAAGCTGGACCAATGCAAAGTCCTTCTGCAATGAAACAACGCCCTGGGACTAAAGGAGGACATCGTACGCCAAAGAATGACAGTTCTGAGTCATTGGGGAAACATCACAAGGCAAAGAATGAAACTACTAAACGATTTGGTGGAAGAGGCGATCGGCCTCCAGTTGTG CCTGGACAGATGAGAGCATCAGATGGTGACCAATCCTGGAGTCCATCTGGAGACGGGCCAAGAAAT GATTTTGGAATTGGGATGCCTGTAGAATTCGCAGAACTAAGAGGAGGATCACACAGAGGATCACATGGAGGATCACATAGAGGACCACCACATCATGGAGAAAAACCATTCAGT CCCAACTTTCAGTTCATCCCTCTGTTCAAG ACGGACAATATCACACTGCAG gaTTTGAATTTCACTCTGCCACTGAGAGAG GGGGAAAACATGTTTGTCTTATCAaga TCTCAGATCCAGGGATTGCTGCAG ACAAACAGGAACGACTTTCGGGCCTTAATG CCGTACGTGAAGATGATCTTCACCCCCACTGCTGCA AAAAAGCTCTCGCTGGAGTTCGGAGTGATGCAGAAG aCTTGGGCTGAAAATCCTGCAGGATAA
- the LOC124381623 gene encoding keratin, type I cytoskeletal 9-like isoform X2 — MDVVFLVVLLVVGTVAHPENGGQQGPGPVGGGSGPMGGGSGPMRGGSGPMGGGSGPMGGGSGPMRGRSGPMRGGSGPMGGGSGPMGGGSGPMGGGSGPMGGGSGPMRGGSGPMGGGSGPMGRHPGPRGGAFGPMERGPGPMGGGNPGFTGGVGTMGGEAGPMQSPSAMKQRPGTKGGHRTPKNDSSESLGKHHKAKNETTKRFGGRGDRPPVVPGQMRASDGDQSWSPSGDGPRNDFGIGMPVEFAELRGGSHRGSHGGSHRGPPHHGEKPFSPNFQFIPLFKTDNITLQDLNFTLPLREGENMFVLSRTNRNDFRALMPYVKMIFTPTAAKKLSLEFGVMQKTWAENPAG, encoded by the exons ATGGACGTGGTGTTTCTGGTGGTGTTGCTGGTTGTTGGAACTGTTGCTCAC CCAGAAAATGGTGGGCAGCAAGGTCCTGGACCTGTAGGAGGAGGATCTGGGCCAATGGGAGGAGGATCTGGGCCAATGAGAGGAGGATCTGGGCCAATGGGAGGAGGATCTGGGCCAATGGGAGGAGGATCTGGGCCAATGAGAGGTCGATCTGGGCCAATGAGAGGAGGATCTGGGCCAATGGGAGGAGGATCTGGGCCAATGGGAGGAGGATCTGGGCCAATGGGTGGAGGATCAGGGCCAATGGGAGGAGGATCAGGGCCAATGAGAGGAGGATCTGGGCCAATGGGCGGAGGATCAGGGCCAATGGGAAGGCATCCTGGCCCAAGAGGAGGCGCTTTCGGGCCAATGGAAAGAGGTCCTGGGCCTATGGGAGGAGGAAATCCTGGATTTACAGGAGGAGTTGGAACAATGGGAGGAGAAGCTGGACCAATGCAAAGTCCTTCTGCAATGAAACAACGCCCTGGGACTAAAGGAGGACATCGTACGCCAAAGAATGACAGTTCTGAGTCATTGGGGAAACATCACAAGGCAAAGAATGAAACTACTAAACGATTTGGTGGAAGAGGCGATCGGCCTCCAGTTGTG CCTGGACAGATGAGAGCATCAGATGGTGACCAATCCTGGAGTCCATCTGGAGACGGGCCAAGAAAT GATTTTGGAATTGGGATGCCTGTAGAATTCGCAGAACTAAGAGGAGGATCACACAGAGGATCACATGGAGGATCACATAGAGGACCACCACATCATGGAGAAAAACCATTCAGT CCCAACTTTCAGTTCATCCCTCTGTTCAAG ACGGACAATATCACACTGCAG gaTTTGAATTTCACTCTGCCACTGAGAGAG GGGGAAAACATGTTTGTCTTATCAaga ACAAACAGGAACGACTTTCGGGCCTTAATG CCGTACGTGAAGATGATCTTCACCCCCACTGCTGCA AAAAAGCTCTCGCTGGAGTTCGGAGTGATGCAGAAG aCTTGGGCTGAAAATCCTGCAGGATAA